A part of Amycolatopsis camponoti genomic DNA contains:
- a CDS encoding helix-turn-helix domain-containing protein: protein MGRPEKPVNTSGGIATQFARELRELRARAGNPTYREMARSAMFSSSVLSSAASGNRMPSLQVTLAFVAACGGDDEAWRRHWHVATSGYTQPPFGGRKRRPTLFQRRGSAPHPAQLPQRPRGFTGRTAELAWLRSPRDTPLVISGPAGVGKSDLALYYAHSIAAEQTDGQLYADLGGLRHGGGAPPAPAPTDVLDGFLRALGVDDDQLAGTFDHRAGLYRTLLAERRLVVVLDNVQDEQQVRPLLAETTTSTTLLVSRKRLLGLRDVHRLQLTPLPRGDSIAMITTALPHVAVSAGPDCDRLAELCGDLPLALDLALRKIASRPRLTLRRVVEEWRLNGNSADWLTVGDLSLRDSFESAYRTLSAPARELLEQLARTAPGGFDAVTAALDELVEEIADAGLLTHADPYLDGRGVPPPVRDFVLSTAEAGGHDLSALAGPVSA, encoded by the coding sequence ATGGGCAGACCAGAAAAGCCCGTCAACACGTCCGGTGGCATCGCGACCCAGTTCGCCCGGGAATTGCGGGAACTGCGGGCCCGGGCCGGCAACCCGACCTACCGGGAAATGGCCCGGTCGGCGATGTTCTCGTCGTCGGTGCTCTCCAGCGCCGCGAGCGGCAACCGGATGCCGTCGCTGCAGGTGACGCTCGCGTTCGTCGCCGCGTGCGGCGGCGACGACGAGGCGTGGCGCCGGCACTGGCACGTCGCGACGAGCGGCTATACGCAGCCTCCGTTCGGGGGGCGCAAGAGAAGACCGACCCTGTTCCAGCGACGGGGCAGCGCACCGCACCCGGCGCAGCTACCGCAACGACCACGGGGGTTCACCGGCCGCACGGCCGAGCTGGCCTGGCTGCGGTCGCCCCGTGACACCCCGCTGGTGATCAGCGGCCCGGCCGGCGTCGGGAAGAGCGACCTCGCCCTGTACTACGCGCACTCGATCGCCGCGGAGCAAACCGACGGGCAGCTCTACGCCGACCTAGGCGGCCTGCGCCACGGCGGCGGGGCTCCACCCGCACCGGCGCCCACCGACGTCCTCGACGGTTTCCTGCGGGCGCTCGGCGTCGACGACGACCAGCTGGCGGGCACCTTCGACCACCGGGCCGGGCTGTACCGCACGCTGCTGGCCGAACGCCGGCTCGTGGTCGTGCTGGACAACGTCCAGGACGAGCAGCAGGTGCGCCCGCTGCTCGCCGAGACCACCACGAGCACGACGCTGCTGGTCAGCCGCAAGCGGTTGCTGGGCCTGCGCGACGTCCACCGCCTGCAGCTGACCCCGTTGCCGCGCGGCGACTCGATCGCGATGATCACCACGGCGCTCCCGCACGTCGCCGTCTCCGCGGGGCCCGACTGCGACCGCCTCGCCGAGCTGTGCGGCGACCTGCCGCTCGCGCTCGACCTGGCGCTGCGCAAGATCGCCTCGCGGCCGCGGCTGACGCTGCGGCGGGTCGTCGAAGAGTGGCGCCTGAACGGCAACAGCGCGGACTGGCTGACCGTCGGGGACCTTTCCCTGCGCGACTCCTTCGAGTCGGCCTACCGCACGCTCAGCGCGCCCGCGCGGGAACTGCTGGAGCAGCTGGCGCGGACCGCGCCCGGCGGGTTCGACGCGGTGACCGCGGCGCTGGACGAGCTCGTCGAGGAGATCGCCGACGCCGGCCTGCTCACCCACGCCGACCCGTACCTCGACGGTCGCGGGGTGCCCCCGCCGGTGCGCGACTTCGTGCTCAGCACCGCCGAAGCCGGCGGACACGACCTTTCGGCCCTCGCGGGGCCCGTGTCCGCCTAG
- a CDS encoding MFS transporter, whose product MTTTEKPAGVLAVLRRTPTPVRYLLGGVLVNQLGAFVQTFMVLYLVFRGFSAGQAGIAIAAYSIGSVLGGLAGGELVHRIGPRATITAAMSGSAVILALVPFFGRPGLFVPLLAALLLAGLTTQSYRPAAAVLLSELMPDSDRVMGFSMMRIALNLGAALSPLIAAGLILLDWNLLLWFDAATALLYAVLAGRLLPDLRVGREAQAPAESGTRAAYGTLLRDGRFWFFLASVLIGSVIYVQYTVSLPLKITSEGHSAGLYSVVLVTASAVLILCELKITSFVTRWPGHVAATAGTVLMGLGVAGFGLSGGSAVALVACTVVFVFGIMVNGPTMFAYPSTFPAAVKARYISAHQATFGLGMALGPLFGVAAWVALGNGVWWLCGALGLVAALCALLGMTARPATP is encoded by the coding sequence GTGACCACCACCGAAAAACCCGCCGGCGTACTGGCCGTCCTGCGCCGGACACCGACGCCCGTCCGCTACCTGCTGGGCGGTGTGCTGGTCAACCAGCTCGGCGCGTTCGTCCAGACGTTCATGGTGCTGTACCTGGTCTTCCGCGGCTTCTCCGCGGGACAGGCCGGCATCGCCATCGCCGCGTACAGCATCGGTTCGGTGCTCGGCGGCCTGGCCGGCGGCGAGCTGGTCCACCGCATCGGCCCGCGCGCCACCATCACCGCCGCGATGTCCGGCTCGGCCGTGATCCTCGCCCTCGTCCCGTTCTTCGGCCGTCCCGGCCTCTTCGTCCCGTTGCTGGCCGCGTTGCTGCTCGCGGGCCTCACGACCCAGAGCTACCGGCCCGCGGCCGCCGTCCTGCTCAGCGAGCTGATGCCCGATTCCGACCGCGTCATGGGCTTCTCGATGATGCGGATCGCCCTCAACCTCGGCGCGGCGCTCAGCCCGCTGATCGCGGCGGGGCTGATCCTGCTCGACTGGAACCTCCTGCTGTGGTTCGACGCCGCGACCGCGCTGCTCTACGCGGTGCTGGCCGGCCGGCTGCTGCCCGACCTCCGCGTCGGCCGCGAAGCGCAGGCGCCGGCGGAGAGCGGAACCCGGGCCGCGTACGGGACCCTGCTGCGCGACGGACGCTTCTGGTTCTTCCTGGCCTCGGTGCTGATCGGGTCGGTCATCTACGTCCAGTACACGGTTTCGCTGCCGCTGAAGATCACTTCCGAGGGCCACTCCGCCGGCCTCTACAGCGTCGTGCTCGTGACCGCGTCGGCCGTGCTGATCCTGTGCGAGCTGAAGATCACCTCCTTCGTCACGCGCTGGCCGGGCCACGTCGCCGCCACCGCCGGGACCGTGCTGATGGGCCTGGGCGTCGCGGGTTTCGGCCTCAGCGGCGGCTCGGCGGTCGCGCTCGTCGCGTGCACGGTGGTGTTCGTGTTCGGGATCATGGTCAACGGACCGACGATGTTCGCCTACCCCTCGACGTTCCCCGCCGCCGTCAAAGCGCGCTACATCAGTGCCCACCAGGCGACTTTCGGCCTCGGCATGGCACTCGGCCCGCTGTTCGGCGTCGCCGCGTGGGTCGCGCTCGGCAACGGCGTCTGGTGGCTGTGCGGCGCGCTCGGCCTGGTCGCGGCGCTGTGCGCCTTGCTCGGCATGACCGCCCGCCCCGCCACCCCCTGA
- a CDS encoding putative quinol monooxygenase has translation MLAKVFPIPLKPGKQAEAERLVHEFAPLGPGQEDGTLSFRVYRDPAKPDFLLFVEHFADQAAYDAHTGSAAYKELISGKFADLITEFVEIDHELVVGL, from the coding sequence ATGCTGGCGAAGGTGTTCCCCATCCCCCTCAAGCCGGGCAAGCAGGCCGAGGCCGAGCGGCTCGTGCACGAGTTCGCGCCGCTCGGCCCCGGGCAGGAGGACGGCACCCTGTCCTTCCGTGTGTACCGCGACCCCGCCAAGCCGGACTTCCTGCTGTTCGTCGAGCACTTCGCCGACCAGGCCGCCTACGACGCGCACACCGGCTCGGCCGCCTACAAGGAACTGATCTCCGGCAAGTTCGCCGACCTGATCACCGAGTTCGTCGAAATCGACCACGAACTGGTCGTCGGGCTCTGA
- a CDS encoding AlkA N-terminal domain-containing protein codes for MTTFSAVVTTGIYCRPGCGAKPLAENVKTFELAAEAEAAGFRACLRCRPYRVAGPVGADAPELVCRAVQLIIAGALDTGTEAELGRRLAVSPRHLRRLFHDHLGVTPDQLARSRRAHFARRLLDDSDLTVADVAFAAGFGSLRQFNRDMKLVFRASPVELRDRRRRTDRLAADGGLMMRLPFAPPLHWEALSAFLAERAVPGVESVQDGVYRRTISLDGEAGVIEVRRGGEDHLLLTAHIPFWEGLIHVVDRVGRMVGVDADTAPAEAAFADDPVLGPLLRKRPGLRVPGAWGFFEVAVEAVLSQYGVRTRVRRQLAALVEAAGQRVPGLEHGLTHLFPSAETLAQADLEGARLPAATARTLRAFASAVAADETLLDPGASLADCTAALTALPGIEQSTAQQIALRLGHADAFPAAERTVEAMLLDHDVFAAAGRLAAAWHPWRAFAATHLIAAGVPTSAA; via the coding sequence ATGACGACTTTTTCGGCCGTGGTCACGACCGGCATCTACTGTCGTCCCGGGTGCGGGGCGAAGCCGCTCGCGGAGAACGTGAAGACGTTCGAGCTGGCCGCGGAGGCCGAGGCGGCCGGGTTCCGGGCGTGCCTGCGCTGCCGTCCCTACCGCGTCGCCGGCCCGGTCGGCGCGGACGCGCCGGAGCTCGTCTGCCGCGCGGTGCAGCTGATCATCGCCGGGGCACTGGACACCGGCACCGAAGCGGAGCTGGGCCGGCGGCTGGCGGTGTCCCCGCGGCACCTGCGCCGGCTCTTCCACGACCACCTCGGCGTGACGCCGGACCAGCTCGCCCGCTCCCGTCGCGCCCACTTCGCCCGCCGCCTGCTCGACGACTCCGACCTGACCGTCGCGGACGTCGCGTTCGCCGCCGGGTTCGGCAGCCTGCGCCAGTTCAACCGGGACATGAAGCTGGTCTTCCGCGCTTCGCCGGTGGAGCTGCGCGACCGGCGGCGGCGGACCGACCGGCTCGCCGCGGACGGCGGCCTGATGATGCGGCTGCCGTTCGCGCCGCCGCTGCACTGGGAGGCGCTCAGCGCGTTCCTCGCCGAGCGCGCGGTCCCCGGCGTCGAGTCGGTGCAGGACGGCGTCTACCGGCGCACGATCAGCCTCGACGGCGAGGCCGGCGTCATCGAGGTGCGCCGCGGGGGCGAGGACCACCTGCTGCTGACCGCGCACATTCCGTTCTGGGAGGGCCTGATCCACGTCGTCGACCGCGTCGGGCGGATGGTCGGGGTCGACGCCGACACCGCGCCCGCCGAAGCCGCCTTCGCCGACGATCCGGTCCTGGGCCCGCTGCTGCGCAAGCGGCCCGGCCTGCGGGTGCCGGGCGCCTGGGGCTTCTTCGAGGTCGCGGTGGAAGCCGTGCTCAGCCAGTACGGCGTCCGGACGCGCGTGCGGCGTCAGCTGGCCGCGCTGGTCGAAGCGGCGGGCCAGCGGGTGCCGGGCCTCGAGCACGGCCTGACCCACCTGTTCCCCTCGGCCGAGACCCTGGCCCAGGCGGATCTGGAGGGGGCCCGGCTGCCCGCCGCGACCGCGCGGACGCTGCGCGCGTTCGCCTCCGCCGTGGCCGCGGACGAGACCCTGCTCGACCCCGGGGCGAGCCTGGCCGACTGCACCGCCGCGCTGACGGCGTTGCCCGGCATCGAGCAGAGCACCGCCCAGCAGATCGCGCTGCGGCTGGGGCACGCCGACGCTTTCCCGGCCGCCGAGCGCACGGTCGAGGCGATGCTGCTCGACCACGACGTCTTCGCCGCCGCCGGCCGCCTGGCCGCCGCCTGGCACCCGTGGCGCGCCTTCGCCGCCACCCACCTGATCGCCGCCGGTGTACCGACATCGGCCGCCTGA
- a CDS encoding isocitrate lyase/PEP mutase family protein: protein MSATRLAERLRALHTDHTLVLPNAWDAASAALIARAGAPAIATTSGGVAWSAGRPDGHGLTREEMAELVARIVRVVDVPVTADIEGGYGPSEADVAATVRAIVEAGAVGINLEDSTAPGGPLFDVPAQVGRVRAARDAATAAGLPELWINIRTDVYLFGIGEPEGRLDDVLTRAGAYAAAGADSLFVPGLIDLETLRVLVKESPLPVNVMVWPGAPTVAELEAVGVRRISVGTAIAQGAYAVAQRAAVELLEHGTYTALEGGLDFGALNSAVTA from the coding sequence ATGTCTGCCACCCGGCTCGCCGAACGGCTGCGCGCCCTGCACACCGACCACACCTTGGTGCTGCCGAACGCCTGGGACGCCGCCAGCGCGGCCCTCATCGCGCGGGCCGGCGCCCCGGCGATCGCCACCACCAGCGGCGGGGTCGCCTGGTCCGCCGGGCGCCCCGACGGGCACGGCCTCACGCGCGAAGAGATGGCCGAGCTGGTCGCGCGGATCGTCCGCGTCGTCGACGTCCCGGTGACCGCCGACATCGAGGGCGGCTACGGCCCGTCCGAAGCCGACGTCGCGGCGACCGTCCGCGCGATCGTCGAGGCAGGCGCGGTCGGGATCAACCTCGAGGACTCGACGGCCCCCGGCGGCCCGCTGTTCGACGTCCCGGCCCAGGTCGGGCGGGTCCGCGCGGCCCGTGACGCGGCGACCGCGGCCGGCCTGCCCGAGCTGTGGATCAACATCCGCACCGACGTCTACCTCTTCGGCATCGGCGAGCCCGAAGGCCGCCTGGACGACGTCCTGACGCGGGCGGGCGCGTACGCCGCGGCGGGCGCGGACAGCCTGTTCGTGCCCGGCCTGATCGACCTGGAGACGCTGCGCGTCCTGGTCAAGGAGAGCCCGCTGCCGGTCAACGTGATGGTGTGGCCGGGCGCCCCGACCGTGGCGGAGCTGGAAGCGGTCGGCGTCCGCCGCATCAGCGTCGGCACGGCGATCGCGCAAGGCGCCTACGCGGTCGCCCAGCGCGCCGCGGTGGAGCTGCTGGAGCACGGGACGTACACCGCGCTGGAGGGCGGCCTGGACTTCGGCGCCCTCAACAGCGCCGTGACCGCCTGA
- a CDS encoding acyl-CoA dehydrogenase family protein, whose protein sequence is MTVVEPLPVRPPETAVEILARAQALAPVLRERAEEIERARRLPADVVDLLRGTGVFRMGFSRAHGGPELTSIEQTEVIEALAYGDAGAAWCAMIGSDTGLYASFLDHAVAEEMFPSLDMATAGLLFPNGRAEIVPGGYRLTGRWQFGSGVTHADWVVSGAFLYRDGEPVHDSILLMVPKADVEVLDTWHTTGLAGSGSCDYTITDVFVPAEHTLTFAEVRGGTGPLAQPEVHMRNMPGVALGVARAALDHATDAAVSAGREDDYRTQTTIADCEGDFAAAREGVYGALRRQHEVLSAGGSLDDLTPRERAALPLSRRHAFRTARAIVTRLYDLVQTTAIYRPSPLDRWLRDTTTMCQHIVAQDRILQTAGAHLLGGRPAFPLALGITSSRR, encoded by the coding sequence ATGACCGTAGTCGAGCCGCTGCCGGTGCGTCCGCCGGAAACCGCGGTGGAGATCCTCGCCCGGGCCCAGGCCCTCGCCCCGGTGCTGCGCGAACGCGCCGAGGAGATCGAACGGGCCCGGCGGCTGCCCGCGGACGTCGTGGACCTGCTGCGCGGCACCGGAGTGTTCCGGATGGGGTTCTCCCGCGCTCACGGCGGACCCGAGCTGACGTCGATCGAGCAGACCGAGGTGATCGAGGCACTGGCCTACGGCGACGCCGGGGCCGCGTGGTGCGCGATGATCGGGTCGGACACCGGCCTCTACGCCTCGTTCCTGGACCACGCCGTCGCCGAAGAGATGTTCCCCAGCCTGGACATGGCGACCGCGGGGCTGCTCTTTCCCAACGGCCGGGCGGAAATCGTCCCGGGCGGCTACCGCTTGACCGGCCGCTGGCAGTTCGGCAGCGGCGTCACCCACGCCGACTGGGTCGTCTCCGGAGCGTTCCTGTACCGCGACGGCGAGCCCGTGCACGACTCGATCCTGCTCATGGTGCCGAAGGCGGACGTCGAGGTCCTCGACACCTGGCACACCACCGGCCTGGCGGGCAGCGGCAGCTGCGACTACACGATCACCGACGTGTTCGTCCCGGCCGAGCACACGTTGACGTTCGCCGAGGTCCGCGGCGGTACGGGCCCGTTGGCCCAGCCCGAGGTGCACATGCGGAACATGCCGGGCGTCGCGCTCGGCGTCGCCCGCGCCGCGCTCGACCACGCCACGGACGCCGCCGTCTCCGCGGGTCGCGAAGACGACTACCGCACGCAGACCACGATCGCCGACTGCGAAGGCGACTTCGCCGCGGCTCGCGAGGGCGTCTACGGCGCTCTGCGGCGCCAGCACGAAGTCCTGTCCGCGGGCGGCTCCCTCGACGACCTGACCCCGCGCGAGCGGGCCGCGCTCCCGCTGTCGCGGCGGCACGCGTTCCGCACCGCCCGGGCGATCGTCACCCGCCTCTACGACCTCGTGCAGACCACCGCGATCTACCGGCCCTCGCCGCTGGACCGGTGGCTGCGCGACACCACCACGATGTGCCAGCACATCGTGGCGCAGGACCGGATCCTGCAGACCGCCGGCGCCCACCTCCTCGGTGGCCGCCCCGCGTTCCCGCTGGCCCTCGGCATCACCTCCAGCCGGCGCTGA
- a CDS encoding peptide ABC transporter substrate-binding protein, with protein sequence MRKLRAAVCAAAVLAVTLSACSTPSGTPAAPTPDGAAAPAAANIDRDAVISYSETEPASPLVPGNTTEVGGISVLGTLFRGLIEYDAKTAAPHNAVADSVTTTDSKVWTIKLKDGWTFHDGTSVTAKSFVDAWNYTAYSPNLMAGASYFSHVVGFSQVNNATADGKQPAALPAAKTLSGLKVVDDKTFTVTLDAPFSEFGVQLGYAAFFPMPASFFADRKAFEAHPVGNGPFKFDSYTPGKDLVVKRFDGFSGAQKPNIGGIDFRFYTDLDKAYADVLANKLDFLSFTPWTSTQGGKIKKDLPDDRRKTYTYLGYQAIAFPLFDKRYESPQFRQAISMAIDRKALIQQVFNGGRTPADGLVAPNVQGHLDNQCGELCTYQPQKAKQLFDVSGFQGDIELTSNIDSGNQEWMEVICKQIQASLGHTCKFTPQTTLGDFRKQLNNRTVTGIYRSAWVADYPSIENFLNPLFRTGAASNVGQYSNPKVDDLLKQADAAPSQQQGQALYQQAEKLVLQDMPTIPIWWQSGTAAWASRLHNVQPTQFRELDLFSVTVSK encoded by the coding sequence ATGCGAAAGCTCCGGGCCGCCGTGTGCGCGGCCGCCGTGCTGGCCGTCACGCTCAGCGCGTGCAGCACCCCGAGCGGCACCCCCGCCGCTCCGACGCCGGACGGCGCCGCCGCGCCCGCCGCGGCGAACATCGACCGCGACGCGGTCATCAGCTACAGCGAGACCGAGCCGGCCAGCCCGCTGGTGCCGGGCAACACCACCGAAGTCGGCGGCATCAGCGTGCTGGGCACCCTGTTCCGCGGCCTCATCGAGTACGACGCCAAGACGGCCGCCCCGCACAACGCCGTCGCGGACTCGGTCACCACCACCGACTCCAAGGTGTGGACGATCAAGCTGAAGGACGGCTGGACGTTCCACGACGGCACGTCCGTCACCGCGAAGAGCTTCGTCGACGCGTGGAACTACACCGCGTATTCCCCGAACCTGATGGCCGGCGCCAGCTACTTCTCGCACGTCGTGGGCTTCTCCCAGGTCAACAACGCGACCGCGGACGGCAAGCAGCCGGCGGCCCTGCCGGCCGCCAAGACGCTGTCGGGCCTGAAGGTCGTCGACGACAAGACGTTCACCGTCACGCTCGACGCGCCGTTCTCGGAGTTCGGCGTCCAGCTCGGCTACGCGGCGTTCTTCCCGATGCCCGCGAGCTTCTTCGCCGACCGCAAGGCGTTCGAAGCGCACCCCGTCGGCAACGGGCCGTTCAAGTTCGACTCGTACACGCCGGGCAAGGACCTGGTCGTCAAGCGGTTCGACGGCTTCTCCGGCGCGCAGAAGCCGAACATCGGCGGCATCGACTTCCGCTTCTACACCGACCTGGACAAGGCCTACGCCGACGTCCTCGCGAACAAGCTCGACTTCCTCTCCTTCACGCCGTGGACGTCGACCCAGGGCGGCAAGATCAAGAAGGACCTGCCCGACGACCGGCGCAAGACCTACACCTACCTCGGCTACCAGGCGATCGCGTTCCCGCTGTTCGACAAGCGCTACGAGAGCCCGCAGTTCCGCCAGGCCATCTCCATGGCCATCGACCGGAAGGCGCTGATCCAGCAGGTGTTCAACGGCGGCCGCACCCCGGCCGACGGCCTGGTCGCCCCGAACGTCCAGGGCCACCTGGACAACCAGTGCGGCGAGCTGTGCACCTACCAGCCGCAGAAGGCCAAGCAGCTGTTCGACGTGTCGGGCTTCCAGGGTGACATCGAGCTGACGTCGAACATCGACTCCGGCAACCAGGAGTGGATGGAGGTCATCTGCAAGCAGATCCAGGCTTCGCTGGGCCACACCTGCAAGTTCACTCCGCAGACGACCCTGGGCGACTTCCGCAAGCAGCTGAACAACCGGACCGTCACCGGCATCTACCGCTCGGCGTGGGTCGCGGACTACCCGTCCATCGAGAACTTCCTCAACCCGCTGTTCCGCACCGGTGCGGCCTCGAACGTCGGCCAGTACTCGAACCCGAAGGTCGACGACCTGCTCAAGCAGGCCGACGCGGCGCCGTCGCAGCAGCAGGGCCAGGCGCTCTACCAGCAGGCCGAGAAGCTCGTCCTGCAGGACATGCCGACCATCCCGATCTGGTGGCAGTCCGGCACCGCCGCCTGGGCGTCGCGGCTGCACAACGTCCAGCCCACCCAGTTCCGCGAGCTCGACCTCTTCAGCGTCACCGTCAGCAAGTAG
- a CDS encoding SidA/IucD/PvdA family monooxygenase: protein MTVHEVDVLMIGAGPANLALAVALEECGRAGVARGAMILEQHEDVKWQRNLMLPWARSQVSYVKDLVTLRNPRSRFSFLNFMHERGELDEFVNLGTFNPFRWQISAYLQWVADSLEQVRIRYNARAERVLPIHSESGQVLGFTVPLSDGDTILCRDLVVGGGRDAHVPEVFRGLPAERVVHSTEFSTRVAETTALARPGKPLRPVVVGGAQSAAEMFMALHQEAPGSSPTLLLRAIALKDYQTSKFVNELFFPSFVDEFFTMSDAAREKVLAEMHLTNYGGLAAPFLEELYTMLYKQKMLGQPVSTIRGSADVVGARAEGDELVLDVRDLKHDTVEQVRCDAVFLGTGFDPRMPSMVRGLADAIGLDAVSVNRRYRADLGAGAYGALYLQGVNEATHGISDSLISVLAQRSAEIAGDMVERRVTGAGPDDDLRRTGESVVVAV, encoded by the coding sequence ATGACTGTCCACGAAGTGGATGTCCTGATGATCGGGGCCGGCCCGGCGAACCTCGCGCTGGCCGTGGCCCTCGAGGAGTGCGGCCGGGCCGGGGTGGCCCGCGGCGCGATGATCCTCGAACAGCACGAAGACGTGAAGTGGCAGCGGAACCTGATGCTGCCGTGGGCGCGCAGCCAGGTGTCGTACGTCAAGGACCTGGTGACCCTGCGCAACCCGCGCAGCCGCTTCTCCTTCCTCAACTTCATGCACGAGCGCGGCGAGCTCGACGAGTTCGTCAACCTCGGCACCTTCAACCCCTTCCGCTGGCAGATCTCCGCCTATCTGCAGTGGGTGGCCGACTCGCTGGAGCAGGTCCGGATCCGGTACAACGCCCGCGCCGAGCGGGTCCTGCCGATCCACTCGGAGTCGGGCCAGGTGCTCGGCTTCACCGTCCCGCTGTCCGACGGCGACACGATCCTCTGCCGCGACCTGGTCGTCGGCGGGGGCCGGGACGCCCACGTGCCCGAGGTGTTCCGCGGGCTGCCGGCCGAGCGGGTCGTGCACAGCACCGAGTTCAGCACCCGCGTCGCCGAGACCACCGCGCTCGCCCGCCCGGGCAAGCCGCTGCGGCCGGTCGTGGTCGGCGGCGCGCAGAGCGCGGCCGAGATGTTCATGGCCCTGCACCAGGAGGCGCCGGGCTCGTCCCCGACGCTGCTGCTGCGCGCGATCGCCCTCAAGGACTACCAGACCAGCAAGTTCGTCAACGAGCTGTTCTTCCCGTCCTTCGTCGACGAGTTCTTCACGATGTCCGACGCGGCGCGGGAGAAGGTGCTCGCCGAGATGCACCTGACCAACTACGGCGGCCTGGCCGCGCCGTTCCTCGAAGAGCTCTACACCATGCTCTACAAGCAGAAGATGCTCGGCCAGCCGGTCTCGACGATCCGTGGGTCCGCCGATGTCGTCGGCGCCCGGGCCGAGGGTGACGAGCTCGTGCTCGACGTCCGCGACCTCAAGCACGACACGGTCGAGCAGGTCCGCTGCGACGCGGTGTTCCTCGGCACGGGCTTCGACCCGCGGATGCCGTCGATGGTCCGCGGCCTGGCCGACGCGATCGGGCTGGACGCGGTCTCCGTGAACCGGCGTTACCGCGCCGACCTCGGCGCCGGCGCCTACGGGGCGCTGTACCTGCAGGGCGTCAACGAGGCGACGCACGGCATCTCGGACTCGCTGATCAGCGTGCTGGCCCAGCGGTCGGCCGAGATCGCCGGGGACATGGTCGAACGCCGCGTCACGGGCGCGGGCCCGGACGACGACCTCCGCCGCACCGGCGAGTCCGTGGTGGTGGCGGTATGA
- a CDS encoding cupin domain-containing protein, with the protein MIDVRPLDRANLERAYGLDSQRLLPWPELNAPFEGAWCVLRPHTTSTAHSHHEYEIFIALAGVATLVVDGVRHLFSAGDIVRLPPGSTHCVANEGDKDFEYYGVWWDPEMSAQFTARHEAGVS; encoded by the coding sequence ATGATCGACGTCCGCCCCCTCGACCGCGCCAACCTGGAACGCGCGTACGGGCTCGATTCGCAGCGGCTGCTGCCCTGGCCGGAGCTCAACGCCCCGTTCGAAGGCGCCTGGTGCGTCCTGCGCCCGCACACCACGTCCACCGCGCACTCCCACCACGAGTACGAGATCTTCATCGCCCTGGCCGGCGTCGCCACGCTGGTCGTCGACGGCGTCCGGCACCTGTTCTCGGCCGGCGACATCGTCCGGCTGCCGCCCGGCTCGACGCACTGCGTCGCCAACGAAGGCGACAAGGACTTCGAGTACTACGGCGTCTGGTGGGACCCCGAGATGTCGGCGCAGTTCACGGCCCGCCACGAAGCGGGCGTGTCATGA